One Neodiprion pinetum isolate iyNeoPine1 chromosome 1, iyNeoPine1.2, whole genome shotgun sequence genomic window carries:
- the LOC124217493 gene encoding uncharacterized protein isoform X4: MSYAGNPDSAPTGFSPAPPPPPPPPPVPGQAPALRINTAEAPRPRRPQNNSNDAYEPPAAIQNAMMTKDKKPFTYTPGMGGKLDLSQIRSPRMARRVAKNANDEGIEGPPKSALEPKPTTPSAGPNLYVQPQVAVPVFPANIPTQPSTVNRTPASTHVNRVPSNASNNGRNEGKVTPITIVPSVPSSPQTPTSPPQVTLAKAPTPWLQNKPKQQEDLPEWAKRANANKPIEVTIESSIASPVTQQSPPPSNPQPQFAQRQVPASQPRQQDRVIPIRIEDRPSVFSVKNEPGHHQLKQPPNQQQRWGQPQAQQQQQIPQQGGTRIIPIMVDDDNQSQGRTIPVEVHGPKVVIQRGPPGVANQQEPGPVQSRSFRVLQKITDTDSDTDVDGNSEQIRKLQLTEDDKVLMNKFKEQAPRPLSAINKKQNRNSKSFEEAQANLPPSEQQVQEPKKYMGSAIPSRSFRMLQAMTSPENIAPQENRQQDFTSRTENSVTGNQQSGLFFPNCPSPYWNPEGGWWGYYPVQYATPPPPPSPQNATTNNPMQPINVAYNPYAYCGYGADGNSYAYFHPAIYDQNYAQVYAQSYANQGHAEGQADAETSQVQVQAQAHCQPPVDRRAYAVHGYMPMPQVYSAGSANCRPQTYNADLSYCDGVEETAEDRSEANLTKGGKAERKELEYLTVPKWTCAKSRATNHRESTSLKPVGRRGADKDASGCARETGNEDSESDSSDSENSEDSEDSGSTTSSTSSDSGSESEYLAYTNEPMMKETVKSPSQEKDCLQSLSATTISEDGFEHSSSRLSSDKLSCSDCDSDADDEYQIESLNNDCILPHQLSVIYEDFEQTETESESRKLESVEEAANDEPPDDTDSTTISVSLPLRFKFSVSENNEDVTTVVVGDGVTVKSGRTGDSQEWISRSRSEPDESNDVHVNLTIKKSDTTSVDFTLKKQKESQNESFDTEFTLVDEQTRIDLRETSDESVTAVEKDGKANVEGEANCKRVDCNDNVETELTIRRKKTDVTRHVWKKDLDLEAVKDLETVVQSEEPREDTEREYTVRNLTSNSAGCGFDAEFEETTSTAAIEEDNVHKETIEQKSLRIKERDSVRTEFAVKKVRAVRDLVEEADSEKVEQQDGNSRSAMAKQRLLTVQNSREETDDEDSGVTSDMSRLISEGDTDSECASIRRMNKYQRTQTHSRLFKLLNDDAILAEEDSSEECYSPARREHLSLPLKTNVFNYDENYYSNYSSGITSPDYSPLCEHSWRRIHEGRSLESENSSSVTTPNECIDVIGEALGYGMFPVVDKPPPTDDPYFQTWKKVVSPVEFDYDILPSIAFKKLKKLDNGFAISQSKTHRINVLCPRIKSSKNVPQALQIQSPRNLVTAASSIPFLSTTSSLKNGHC; the protein is encoded by the exons GCACCGAGACCGAGGAGACCACAGAACAACAGCAACGACGCGTACGAACCGCCGGCCGCGATTCAAAACGCGATGATGACCAAAGACAAGAAACCTTTCACCTACACACCAGGCATGGGTGGGAAACTCGACCTCTCGCAAATCCGAAGTCCCAGGATGGCGAGACGCGTCGCTAAGAACGCGAACGACGAGGGGATCGAGGGGCCCCCGAAATCAGCCCTCGAACCGAAACCGACGACCCCGTCAGCCGGGCCCAATCTCTACGTTCAGCCCCAGGTCGCCGTTCCCGTATTTCCCGCCAACATCCCGACGCAGCCGTCGACGGTCAACAGGACTCCGGCGAGCACCCACGTAAATCGCGTCCCTTCAAACG CATCGAACAACGGTCGAAACGAGGGCAAGGTGACCCCGATCACTATCGTTCCCAGTGTACCCTCTTCGCCCCAGACCCCGACGTCGCCGCCTCAGGTCACCCTGGCCAAGGCGCCGACCCCTTGGCTCCAGAACAAACCGAAGCAGCAGGAGGATCTGCCGGAGTGGGCGAAGCGAGCCAACGCCAACAAGCCGATCGAGGTGACGATCGAGAGCTCGATCGCTTCTCCGGTAACCCAGCAAAGCCCGCCACCCTCCAACCCTCAGCCTCAGTTCGCCCAGAGACAAGTCCCGGCCTCTCAGCCCCGGCAGCAGGATCGCGTTATTCCGATACGC ATCGAGGACAGACCCTCTGTGTTTTCGGTGAAAAACGAACCCGGGCATCATCAGCTGAAACAACCGCCGAATCAGCAGCAGAGATGGGGACAGCCTCAGGcccaacagcagcaacagatTCCGCAGCAGGGAGGAACTCGCATTATACCGATCATGGTTGACGACGATAATCAGTCTCAGGGGCGGACGATACCTGTCGAGGTTCACGGACCGAAAGT GGTAATTCAGAGAGGTCCACCGGGGGTGGCAAATCAGCAAGAACCCGGCCCCGTGCAGTCGAGATCGTTCCGAGTCCTCCAGAAGATAACCGACACCGATTCCGACACCGACGTTGATGGTAATTCAGAACAAATACGGAAACTCCAACTTACCGAAGACGACAAAGTCCTGATGAACAAATTCAAGGAGCAAG CTCCACGTCCATTGAGCGCGATCAACAAAAAGCAGaacagaaattcaaaatctttcG AAGAAGCTCAGGCTAACCTGCCGCCAAGCGAGCAGCAGGTCCAGGAGCCAAAGAAATACATGGGGAGCGCGATACCGTCGAGATCCTTCAGGATGTTACAGGCGATGACGTCACCTGAGAATATTG CTCCGCAAGAAAATCGCCAACAAGATTTCACCTCTCGAACAGAGAATAGCGTAACGGGCAATCAGCAATCCGGTTTATTTTTCCCAAACTGTCCCTCGCCCTACTGGAACCCCGAGGGTGGCTGGTGGGGATACTACCCCGTCCAGTACGCGACGCCCCCGCCGCCACCCTCGCCGCAAAACGCCACAACCAACAATCCCATGCAACCCATTAACGTAGCATACAATCCGTACGCTTATTGCGGTTACGGGGCGGACGGGAACTCTTACGCCTACTTTCACCCGGCGATCTACGATCAAAACTACGCCCAGGTTTACGCGCAGAGTTACGCTAATCAAGGTCACGCCGAAGGTCAGGCCGACGCAGAAACGAGCCAAGTCCAAGTCCAAGCTCAGGCTCATTGTCAGCCTCCAGTTGATCGTCGAGCTTACGCTGTTCACGGCTACATGCCTATGCCCCAGGTTTACTCGGCGGGCAGCGCGAACTGCCGTCCGCAGACTTACAACGCAGATTTGAGCTACTGCGACGGAGTCGAGGAAACGGCCGAGGATCGGTCGGAAGCGAATTTGACGAAGGGAGGGAAAGCCGAGAGGAAGGAACTCGAGTACCTGACGGTACCGAAGTGGACCTGCGCCAAGAGCAGAGCTACGAACCACCGCGAGAGTACGTCTTTGAAACCCGTCGGACGTCGAGGCGCCGACAAGGACGCTTCGGGGTGTGCTCGGGAAACGGGCAACGAGGACTCCGAGAGCGATTCCAGCGATTCCGAGAACTCGGAGGACTCCGAGGACTCCGGTTCGACGACCTCGTCGACCAGCTCCGACAGCGGGTCCGAGTCCGAGTACCTGGCCTACACCAACGAGCCGATGATGAAGGAAACGGTCAAGTCACCGTCGCAGGAGAAAGACTGCCTCCAATCGCTATCGGCGACGACGATATCCGAGGACGGTTTCGAACACTCGTCGTCGAGACTCTCGTCGGACAAGCTCAGCTGCAGCGACTGCGACTCGGACGCCGACGACGAGTACCAGATCGAGTCGCTCAACAACGACTGCATACTCCCTCATCAGCTCAGCGTTATATACGAGGATTTCGAACAGACCGAGACCGAGAGCGAGTCGAGAAAGCTCGAGAGCGTCGAGGAGGCGGCGAACGACGAGCCTCCCGACGACACCGACAGCACAACGATCAGCGTCAGTCTTCCTCTGAGGTTCAAGTTCTCGGTGTCGGAGAACAACGAGGACGTGACGACcgtcgtcgtcggcgacggggTGACGGTAAAGTCCGGGAGGACGGGGGATTCACAGGAGTGGATATCGAGGTCGCGGAGCGAGCCCGACGAGAGCAACGACGTTCACGTTAACTTGACGATAAAGAAGAGCGACACCACCTCGGTCGACTTCACCCTCAAGAAGCAGAAGGAGTCGCAGAACGAATCCTTCGACACCGAGTTCACTCTCGTCGACGAACAGACGAGGATCGATCTTCGGGAAACGAGCGACGAGTCCGTCACCGCCGTCGAGAAGGATGGGAAGGCGAACGTCGAGGGCGAGGCTAATTGCAAGAGGGTCGACTGCAACGACAACGTCGAGACCGAGCTCACGATACGCAGGAAGAAAACCGACGTCACGAGGCACGTGTGGAAGAAGGACCTCGACCTCGAGGCGGTCAAGGACCTCGAGACCGTCGTTCAGAGCGAGGAACCCAGGGAGGACACCGAGAGGGAATACACGGTCAGGAATCTGACGAGCAACTCGGCCGGGTGCGGATTCGACGCCGAGTTCGAGGAGACGACGTCGACGGCGGCGATCGAGGAGGACAACGTTCACAAGGAGACCATAGAACAGAAGAGCCTCAGGATCAAGGAGCGCGATTCCGTGCGGACCGAGTTCGCCGTGAAGAAGGTGCGCGCCGTGCGGGATTTGGTCGAGGAGGCGGATTCGGAGAAGGTTGAACAGCAGGACGGGAACTCCCGCAGCGCGATGGCGAAACAGCGGCTGCTCACGGTGCAGAATTCGCGGGAGGAAACGGACGACGAGGACAGCGGCGTGACCTCCGACATGAGCAGGCTCATTTCCGAGGGCGACACCGACTCCGAGTGCGCCTCGATCAGGAGGATGAACAAGTACCAGAGGACCCAGACCCACTCGAGGCTCTTCAAGCTTCTCAACGACGACGCGATACTCGCCGAGGAGGACTCCTCGGAGGAGTGTTACTCGCCGGCGAGGCGGGAACACCTCAGTCTTCCCCTGAAGACGAACGTGTTCAACTACGACGAGAACTACTACTCGAACTACTCGAGCGGGATAACTTCTCCCGACTATTCGCCGCTGTGCGAACACTCGTGGAGGAGGATACACGAGGGGAGGTCCTTGGAATCGGAGAACAGCAGCTCGGTGACGACGCCGAACGAGTGCATCGACGTGATCGGCGAGGCTCTCGGCTACGGAATGTTTCCGGTCGTCGACAAGCCCCCGCCGACCGACGACCCCTACTTCCAGACGTGGAAAAAGGTCGTCTCGCCGGTCGAGTTCGACTACGATATTCTGCCCTCGATCGCGTTCAAGAAGCTGAAGAAACTCGACAACGGGTTCGCCATCTCGCAGAGCAAGACTCACAGGATAAACGTTCTCTGTCCGAGGATCAAGAGCTCGAAAAATGTCCCGCAGGCGCTGCAGATCCAGTCGCCCCGGAACCTCGTCACCGCCGCTTCGTCCATTCCTTTCCTCTCCACGACATCCTCGTTGAAAAACGGCCACTGCTGA
- the LOC124217493 gene encoding uncharacterized protein isoform X1, which yields MSYAGNPDSAPTGFSPAPPPPPPPPPVPGQAPALRINTAEAPRPRRPQNNSNDAYEPPAAIQNAMMTKDKKPFTYTPGMGGKLDLSQIRSPRMARRVAKNANDEGIEGPPKSALEPKPTTPSAGPNLYVQPQVAVPVFPANIPTQPSTVNRTPASTHVNRVPSNASNNGRNEGKVTPITIVPSVPSSPQTPTSPPQVTLAKAPTPWLQNKPKQQEDLPEWAKRANANKPIEVTIESSIASPVTQQSPPPSNPQPQFAQRQVPASQPRQQDRVIPIRIEDRPSVFSVKNEPGHHQLKQPPNQQQRWGQPQAQQQQQIPQQGGTRIIPIMVDDDNQSQGRTIPVEVHGPKVVIQRGPPGVANQQEPGPVQSRSFRVLQKITDTDSDTDVDGNSEQIRKLQLTEDDKVLMNKFKEQVDGETYLHQEEDPRYRGAAIPSRAFRFLQTMTDSGEVPSTSNAPRPLSAINKKQNRNSKSFEEAQANLPPSEQQVQEPKKYMGSAIPSRSFRMLQAMTSPENIAPQENRQQDFTSRTENSVTGNQQSGLFFPNCPSPYWNPEGGWWGYYPVQYATPPPPPSPQNATTNNPMQPINVAYNPYAYCGYGADGNSYAYFHPAIYDQNYAQVYAQSYANQGHAEGQADAETSQVQVQAQAHCQPPVDRRAYAVHGYMPMPQVYSAGSANCRPQTYNADLSYCDGVEETAEDRSEANLTKGGKAERKELEYLTVPKWTCAKSRATNHRESTSLKPVGRRGADKDASGCARETGNEDSESDSSDSENSEDSEDSGSTTSSTSSDSGSESEYLAYTNEPMMKETVKSPSQEKDCLQSLSATTISEDGFEHSSSRLSSDKLSCSDCDSDADDEYQIESLNNDCILPHQLSVIYEDFEQTETESESRKLESVEEAANDEPPDDTDSTTISVSLPLRFKFSVSENNEDVTTVVVGDGVTVKSGRTGDSQEWISRSRSEPDESNDVHVNLTIKKSDTTSVDFTLKKQKESQNESFDTEFTLVDEQTRIDLRETSDESVTAVEKDGKANVEGEANCKRVDCNDNVETELTIRRKKTDVTRHVWKKDLDLEAVKDLETVVQSEEPREDTEREYTVRNLTSNSAGCGFDAEFEETTSTAAIEEDNVHKETIEQKSLRIKERDSVRTEFAVKKVRAVRDLVEEADSEKVEQQDGNSRSAMAKQRLLTVQNSREETDDEDSGVTSDMSRLISEGDTDSECASIRRMNKYQRTQTHSRLFKLLNDDAILAEEDSSEECYSPARREHLSLPLKTNVFNYDENYYSNYSSGITSPDYSPLCEHSWRRIHEGRSLESENSSSVTTPNECIDVIGEALGYGMFPVVDKPPPTDDPYFQTWKKVVSPVEFDYDILPSIAFKKLKKLDNGFAISQSKTHRINVLCPRIKSSKNVPQALQIQSPRNLVTAASSIPFLSTTSSLKNGHC from the exons GCACCGAGACCGAGGAGACCACAGAACAACAGCAACGACGCGTACGAACCGCCGGCCGCGATTCAAAACGCGATGATGACCAAAGACAAGAAACCTTTCACCTACACACCAGGCATGGGTGGGAAACTCGACCTCTCGCAAATCCGAAGTCCCAGGATGGCGAGACGCGTCGCTAAGAACGCGAACGACGAGGGGATCGAGGGGCCCCCGAAATCAGCCCTCGAACCGAAACCGACGACCCCGTCAGCCGGGCCCAATCTCTACGTTCAGCCCCAGGTCGCCGTTCCCGTATTTCCCGCCAACATCCCGACGCAGCCGTCGACGGTCAACAGGACTCCGGCGAGCACCCACGTAAATCGCGTCCCTTCAAACG CATCGAACAACGGTCGAAACGAGGGCAAGGTGACCCCGATCACTATCGTTCCCAGTGTACCCTCTTCGCCCCAGACCCCGACGTCGCCGCCTCAGGTCACCCTGGCCAAGGCGCCGACCCCTTGGCTCCAGAACAAACCGAAGCAGCAGGAGGATCTGCCGGAGTGGGCGAAGCGAGCCAACGCCAACAAGCCGATCGAGGTGACGATCGAGAGCTCGATCGCTTCTCCGGTAACCCAGCAAAGCCCGCCACCCTCCAACCCTCAGCCTCAGTTCGCCCAGAGACAAGTCCCGGCCTCTCAGCCCCGGCAGCAGGATCGCGTTATTCCGATACGC ATCGAGGACAGACCCTCTGTGTTTTCGGTGAAAAACGAACCCGGGCATCATCAGCTGAAACAACCGCCGAATCAGCAGCAGAGATGGGGACAGCCTCAGGcccaacagcagcaacagatTCCGCAGCAGGGAGGAACTCGCATTATACCGATCATGGTTGACGACGATAATCAGTCTCAGGGGCGGACGATACCTGTCGAGGTTCACGGACCGAAAGT GGTAATTCAGAGAGGTCCACCGGGGGTGGCAAATCAGCAAGAACCCGGCCCCGTGCAGTCGAGATCGTTCCGAGTCCTCCAGAAGATAACCGACACCGATTCCGACACCGACGTTGATGGTAATTCAGAACAAATACGGAAACTCCAACTTACCGAAGACGACAAAGTCCTGATGAACAAATTCAAGGAGCAAG TGGACGGCGAAACGTATCTACACCAAGAAGAAGACCCTCGATATCGCGGTGCGGCGATTCCGTCTCGCGCATTCCGTTTTCTTCAGACAATGACAGATTCCGGAGAAGTACCGTCCACTTCGAATG CTCCACGTCCATTGAGCGCGATCAACAAAAAGCAGaacagaaattcaaaatctttcG AAGAAGCTCAGGCTAACCTGCCGCCAAGCGAGCAGCAGGTCCAGGAGCCAAAGAAATACATGGGGAGCGCGATACCGTCGAGATCCTTCAGGATGTTACAGGCGATGACGTCACCTGAGAATATTG CTCCGCAAGAAAATCGCCAACAAGATTTCACCTCTCGAACAGAGAATAGCGTAACGGGCAATCAGCAATCCGGTTTATTTTTCCCAAACTGTCCCTCGCCCTACTGGAACCCCGAGGGTGGCTGGTGGGGATACTACCCCGTCCAGTACGCGACGCCCCCGCCGCCACCCTCGCCGCAAAACGCCACAACCAACAATCCCATGCAACCCATTAACGTAGCATACAATCCGTACGCTTATTGCGGTTACGGGGCGGACGGGAACTCTTACGCCTACTTTCACCCGGCGATCTACGATCAAAACTACGCCCAGGTTTACGCGCAGAGTTACGCTAATCAAGGTCACGCCGAAGGTCAGGCCGACGCAGAAACGAGCCAAGTCCAAGTCCAAGCTCAGGCTCATTGTCAGCCTCCAGTTGATCGTCGAGCTTACGCTGTTCACGGCTACATGCCTATGCCCCAGGTTTACTCGGCGGGCAGCGCGAACTGCCGTCCGCAGACTTACAACGCAGATTTGAGCTACTGCGACGGAGTCGAGGAAACGGCCGAGGATCGGTCGGAAGCGAATTTGACGAAGGGAGGGAAAGCCGAGAGGAAGGAACTCGAGTACCTGACGGTACCGAAGTGGACCTGCGCCAAGAGCAGAGCTACGAACCACCGCGAGAGTACGTCTTTGAAACCCGTCGGACGTCGAGGCGCCGACAAGGACGCTTCGGGGTGTGCTCGGGAAACGGGCAACGAGGACTCCGAGAGCGATTCCAGCGATTCCGAGAACTCGGAGGACTCCGAGGACTCCGGTTCGACGACCTCGTCGACCAGCTCCGACAGCGGGTCCGAGTCCGAGTACCTGGCCTACACCAACGAGCCGATGATGAAGGAAACGGTCAAGTCACCGTCGCAGGAGAAAGACTGCCTCCAATCGCTATCGGCGACGACGATATCCGAGGACGGTTTCGAACACTCGTCGTCGAGACTCTCGTCGGACAAGCTCAGCTGCAGCGACTGCGACTCGGACGCCGACGACGAGTACCAGATCGAGTCGCTCAACAACGACTGCATACTCCCTCATCAGCTCAGCGTTATATACGAGGATTTCGAACAGACCGAGACCGAGAGCGAGTCGAGAAAGCTCGAGAGCGTCGAGGAGGCGGCGAACGACGAGCCTCCCGACGACACCGACAGCACAACGATCAGCGTCAGTCTTCCTCTGAGGTTCAAGTTCTCGGTGTCGGAGAACAACGAGGACGTGACGACcgtcgtcgtcggcgacggggTGACGGTAAAGTCCGGGAGGACGGGGGATTCACAGGAGTGGATATCGAGGTCGCGGAGCGAGCCCGACGAGAGCAACGACGTTCACGTTAACTTGACGATAAAGAAGAGCGACACCACCTCGGTCGACTTCACCCTCAAGAAGCAGAAGGAGTCGCAGAACGAATCCTTCGACACCGAGTTCACTCTCGTCGACGAACAGACGAGGATCGATCTTCGGGAAACGAGCGACGAGTCCGTCACCGCCGTCGAGAAGGATGGGAAGGCGAACGTCGAGGGCGAGGCTAATTGCAAGAGGGTCGACTGCAACGACAACGTCGAGACCGAGCTCACGATACGCAGGAAGAAAACCGACGTCACGAGGCACGTGTGGAAGAAGGACCTCGACCTCGAGGCGGTCAAGGACCTCGAGACCGTCGTTCAGAGCGAGGAACCCAGGGAGGACACCGAGAGGGAATACACGGTCAGGAATCTGACGAGCAACTCGGCCGGGTGCGGATTCGACGCCGAGTTCGAGGAGACGACGTCGACGGCGGCGATCGAGGAGGACAACGTTCACAAGGAGACCATAGAACAGAAGAGCCTCAGGATCAAGGAGCGCGATTCCGTGCGGACCGAGTTCGCCGTGAAGAAGGTGCGCGCCGTGCGGGATTTGGTCGAGGAGGCGGATTCGGAGAAGGTTGAACAGCAGGACGGGAACTCCCGCAGCGCGATGGCGAAACAGCGGCTGCTCACGGTGCAGAATTCGCGGGAGGAAACGGACGACGAGGACAGCGGCGTGACCTCCGACATGAGCAGGCTCATTTCCGAGGGCGACACCGACTCCGAGTGCGCCTCGATCAGGAGGATGAACAAGTACCAGAGGACCCAGACCCACTCGAGGCTCTTCAAGCTTCTCAACGACGACGCGATACTCGCCGAGGAGGACTCCTCGGAGGAGTGTTACTCGCCGGCGAGGCGGGAACACCTCAGTCTTCCCCTGAAGACGAACGTGTTCAACTACGACGAGAACTACTACTCGAACTACTCGAGCGGGATAACTTCTCCCGACTATTCGCCGCTGTGCGAACACTCGTGGAGGAGGATACACGAGGGGAGGTCCTTGGAATCGGAGAACAGCAGCTCGGTGACGACGCCGAACGAGTGCATCGACGTGATCGGCGAGGCTCTCGGCTACGGAATGTTTCCGGTCGTCGACAAGCCCCCGCCGACCGACGACCCCTACTTCCAGACGTGGAAAAAGGTCGTCTCGCCGGTCGAGTTCGACTACGATATTCTGCCCTCGATCGCGTTCAAGAAGCTGAAGAAACTCGACAACGGGTTCGCCATCTCGCAGAGCAAGACTCACAGGATAAACGTTCTCTGTCCGAGGATCAAGAGCTCGAAAAATGTCCCGCAGGCGCTGCAGATCCAGTCGCCCCGGAACCTCGTCACCGCCGCTTCGTCCATTCCTTTCCTCTCCACGACATCCTCGTTGAAAAACGGCCACTGCTGA